The genomic segment CTTTATCGCCGGCTTACACCGCAGCCCATATCACGGTTTCAGCGTGGAGTTCGCCGAGTACCGCCAGTACATGCCCGGCGACGAAGTCAAGCACATCGACTGGAAAGTCTACGGCCGCACTGACCGCTTCTACGTCAAAGAATTCGAAGAAGAGACCAACCTCAAGTGCTATCTGCTGCTGGACGCCTCTGGCTCAATGGGCTATGCTTCGGGGCCGCTCACCAAGCTGCAATACGCCAGCTACCTGGCTGCGGCCCTCACCTATCTGATGCTCCAGCAGCGGGACGCCGTGGGGTTGGTGACTTTTGACCAGAA from the Calditrichota bacterium genome contains:
- a CDS encoding DUF58 domain-containing protein; its protein translation is MPRAAQDYRRFLQPEVVSKLASMDLRARLVVEGFIAGLHRSPYHGFSVEFAEYRQYMPGDEVKHIDWKVYGRTDRFYVKEFEEETNLKCYLLLDASGSMGYASGPLTKLQYASYLAAALTYLMLQQRDAVGLVTFDQ